The following coding sequences lie in one Pseudarthrobacter phenanthrenivorans Sphe3 genomic window:
- a CDS encoding TetR/AcrR family transcriptional regulator, with amino-acid sequence MVHEARADRPPATEPQTPSRSAGQRSARLPRDERRAQLLNAAQEVFVANGYHGAAMDEIAETAHVSKPVLYQHFPSKRELYLALLESHLASLTELMLGALNSTTDNKERVQAVMRAYFRFIASDDQAHRLVFESDLINDPDVSGRLETFNRTFADAIARVIAEDTKLPHLEAQLLGRGLAGMAQVSARYWLETDGDLDLDVASDLIYRLAWRGISRFPKES; translated from the coding sequence GTGGTCCATGAAGCACGGGCTGACCGCCCGCCCGCCACCGAACCGCAAACTCCCTCGCGTTCCGCAGGCCAACGGTCCGCCCGGCTCCCTCGTGATGAGCGCAGGGCCCAGCTCCTGAACGCCGCCCAGGAAGTCTTCGTGGCGAACGGTTACCACGGTGCGGCCATGGACGAGATCGCCGAAACGGCACATGTCAGCAAACCCGTCCTGTACCAGCACTTCCCCTCGAAGCGGGAGCTTTACCTTGCGTTGCTGGAAAGCCACCTGGCCTCCCTTACCGAGCTGATGCTGGGTGCCTTGAACTCCACCACGGACAACAAGGAACGCGTGCAGGCCGTCATGCGTGCCTACTTCCGCTTCATCGCCAGCGACGACCAGGCCCACCGCCTGGTGTTCGAGTCGGACCTGATCAATGACCCGGACGTCAGCGGCCGGTTGGAGACCTTCAACAGGACCTTTGCCGACGCTATTGCCCGTGTCATCGCCGAAGATACCAAGCTTCCCCACCTGGAGGCCCAGCTCCTGGGCCGCGGACTTGCCGGAATGGCGCAGGTCAGCGCCCGGTACTGGCTCGAAACGGACGGCGACCTGGACCTCGATGTGGCCAGCGACCTGATCTACCGTTTAGCTTGGCGCGGAATCAGTCGCTTCCCCAAAGAGTCCTAG
- a CDS encoding thiazole synthase: MTETSTLHAGAGQDPQDALVIDGVALGSRLIMGTGGAPSLDGLGAALLASGTSLTTVAMRRYSPAETGSLFQLLLDHGIRVLPNTAGCFTARDAVLTAELAREALETDWVKLEVIADEHTLLPDAVELVDATEQLVNRGFKVFAYTNDDPVLALRLENLGATAVMPLGSPIGTGLGILNPHNIELIVSRASVPVVLDAGIGTASDAALAMELGCDAVLLATAVTRAQDPAMMGEAFKHAVIAGRLARAAGRIPRREHALASSAMEGRAEFL, from the coding sequence ATGACCGAAACCAGCACCCTCCATGCCGGCGCCGGGCAGGACCCGCAGGACGCCCTGGTGATTGACGGCGTCGCCCTGGGGTCACGGCTGATTATGGGGACGGGTGGCGCCCCCAGCCTGGACGGCCTGGGCGCCGCGCTCCTGGCCTCCGGAACCTCTCTCACCACGGTGGCGATGCGCCGCTATTCACCCGCCGAGACGGGCTCGCTCTTCCAGCTGCTGCTGGACCACGGCATCCGGGTCCTTCCCAACACCGCGGGGTGTTTCACCGCCCGGGATGCCGTCCTCACCGCCGAGCTTGCCCGGGAGGCGCTGGAAACAGACTGGGTGAAGCTTGAGGTCATCGCCGACGAGCACACCCTCCTGCCGGACGCCGTCGAGCTCGTGGACGCCACCGAACAGCTGGTCAACAGGGGGTTCAAGGTGTTTGCGTACACCAATGACGATCCCGTCCTCGCGCTTCGGCTCGAGAACCTGGGCGCCACCGCCGTGATGCCGCTCGGTTCTCCCATCGGTACCGGCCTGGGCATCCTCAATCCGCACAACATCGAGCTCATCGTGTCCCGCGCCTCGGTTCCGGTGGTGCTGGACGCCGGCATCGGCACCGCGTCCGACGCCGCCCTCGCCATGGAGCTGGGGTGCGACGCCGTGCTGCTCGCGACGGCGGTGACCCGCGCGCAGGACCCGGCGATGATGGGGGAGGCCTTCAAACACGCCGTTATCGCGGGTAGGCTGGCGAGAGCGGCCGGTCGTATACCCCGCCGTGAACACGCGCTGGCGTCGTCGGCGATGGAGGGCAGGGCAGAGTTCCTGTAG
- a CDS encoding DUF3107 domain-containing protein translates to MEIKIGVQNVAREIVLESTEDADSVAKVVGEAITTGSELRLKDEKGRLIIVPGNALGYVEIGAEEARRVGFGQF, encoded by the coding sequence GTGGAAATAAAGATCGGCGTTCAGAATGTTGCCCGCGAAATTGTGCTCGAATCAACCGAGGATGCGGATTCGGTAGCCAAGGTTGTGGGGGAAGCCATCACCACGGGCAGCGAACTTCGCCTGAAGGATGAAAAGGGACGCCTGATCATTGTTCCCGGAAACGCCCTGGGCTATGTGGAGATTGGTGCAGAAGAAGCACGGCGCGTAGGTTTCGGCCAGTTCTAG
- the thiS gene encoding sulfur carrier protein ThiS, giving the protein MNITLNGTGHTVPEGASITMLVSEVTGRDLAADGQAVDGRRLGVAVARNATVVPRSMWFATALAEGDDVELVTAVQGG; this is encoded by the coding sequence ATGAATATCACCCTGAACGGAACCGGGCATACCGTGCCTGAGGGCGCATCCATCACCATGCTCGTCAGCGAGGTCACGGGGCGTGACCTGGCTGCTGACGGCCAGGCTGTTGACGGCCGCCGGCTGGGCGTGGCGGTGGCACGCAACGCCACTGTGGTGCCGCGGAGCATGTGGTTCGCCACCGCGCTCGCGGAGGGCGACGACGTCGAACTCGTAACCGCAGTCCAAGGAGGCTGA
- a CDS encoding FAD-dependent oxidoreductase translates to MSEPPHPGAFDEPAGPGAVIRADVAVIGGGVIGHSIAWEVRRSGRSVVVIDDAPGSGASWAAAGMLAPVSELHYQEEDLLELMLDAAARWPAFAADLAAAAGSDPGYLTTPTLAVGADSADRQALLDLRAVQQANGLTVEPLTIREARRREPLLSPAIACALDTPADHQVDPRQLLACLRRTLARHEGGAGSGGSFVAGAVDGYAVPDRAAGLFWQDGAVSGARLAGGGTVLAGETVVANGLDAAALAGLPEDLRLPLRPVHGDILRLAVPAHLRPLLTSTVRGLVRGVPVYIVPRRDGTVVVGATQREDALGQGNGSNTGAVSAGGVYQLLRDAQVLVPAVAELELLECTARPRSGTPDNAPLLGRVPLAVRPAGHEEQKYVEGLIIATGFFRHGVLLAPAAAAICRELLDGRGDPRWVPFDPARFSDGLSRSAVRPGGVAATGPDIKEKV, encoded by the coding sequence ATGAGCGAACCGCCGCACCCTGGTGCTTTCGATGAACCAGCCGGGCCAGGGGCCGTGATCCGTGCCGATGTTGCCGTTATCGGCGGAGGAGTCATCGGGCATTCCATCGCCTGGGAGGTGAGGCGGTCCGGGCGGTCAGTGGTGGTCATCGATGATGCCCCCGGCTCCGGGGCCAGCTGGGCTGCTGCAGGAATGCTTGCTCCCGTCAGCGAACTGCACTACCAGGAGGAAGACCTCCTGGAGCTCATGCTCGACGCTGCCGCCCGCTGGCCCGCTTTTGCCGCTGACCTCGCCGCGGCTGCCGGGTCGGATCCCGGATACCTTACGACGCCGACGCTCGCCGTGGGTGCCGACTCCGCCGACCGGCAGGCGCTGCTGGACCTGCGGGCCGTGCAGCAGGCCAACGGACTCACGGTGGAGCCCCTCACCATCCGTGAAGCCCGGCGGCGGGAGCCCCTGCTGAGCCCTGCCATTGCCTGCGCGCTGGATACCCCTGCTGACCATCAGGTGGATCCGCGGCAACTGCTGGCCTGCCTGCGCCGTACCCTGGCCCGGCACGAGGGCGGAGCCGGGAGCGGCGGAAGCTTCGTGGCCGGAGCCGTGGACGGCTATGCCGTGCCGGACAGGGCAGCGGGCCTGTTCTGGCAGGACGGTGCAGTTTCGGGCGCGCGGCTGGCCGGCGGCGGGACTGTCCTTGCCGGGGAGACAGTGGTGGCCAATGGCCTGGACGCGGCGGCACTCGCCGGCCTGCCGGAGGACCTGCGCCTGCCCTTGCGGCCCGTGCACGGTGACATCCTGCGCCTGGCAGTGCCCGCACACCTCCGGCCCCTGCTTACCTCCACCGTCAGGGGACTTGTCCGTGGTGTCCCCGTGTACATCGTGCCGCGCCGGGATGGCACTGTGGTGGTCGGGGCCACGCAGCGGGAGGATGCCCTCGGGCAGGGCAACGGGTCCAACACCGGGGCGGTCTCCGCCGGGGGTGTTTACCAGCTGCTCCGCGACGCCCAGGTTTTGGTGCCCGCGGTGGCGGAGCTCGAGCTGCTGGAATGCACAGCACGTCCCAGGTCCGGCACTCCGGACAACGCCCCGCTGCTGGGGCGGGTGCCGCTGGCGGTCCGCCCTGCAGGGCACGAAGAACAGAAGTACGTGGAAGGCCTCATCATCGCCACCGGCTTTTTCCGCCATGGCGTACTGCTGGCCCCCGCCGCGGCCGCAATCTGCCGGGAGTTGCTGGACGGCAGGGGAGACCCGCGCTGGGTCCCTTTTGATCCCGCACGTTTTTCGGACGGCCTTTCGCGCAGCGCAGTCCGCCCGGGTGGCGTTGCCGCCACCGGACCTGACATCAAGGAGAAAGTATGA
- the moeB gene encoding molybdopterin-synthase adenylyltransferase MoeB — MASTFTANVSPVSLDPLVEPAAGLTPAEVERYSRHLIIPEIGALGQRRLKNAKVLVIGAGGLGSPALLYLAAAGVGTLGIIDDDAVDLSNLQRQVIHGVADLGRPKIESARDAIAALNPLVDVRLHDARLDASNALELFAGYDLILDGADNFATRYLVNDAAAILGKPYVWGSIFRFDGQVSVFWEKHGPTYRDLYPEAPPAGSVPSCGEGGVFGMLCAAVGSLMVTEAVKLITGVGRSLLGRVALYDALGGSWREIRVSKDPAAEPITELTDYEAFCGITTEAPAGTEHTVTATQLATMLASRNAGLKDFELIDVREAGEYDIVRIDGARLIPQGRILAGEAWDELPQDRDIVFHCKAGTRSANVLAAAQKAGYQRVSHLDGGILAWVREVEPHKPVY; from the coding sequence ATGGCTTCGACATTCACCGCAAATGTTTCACCTGTGTCCCTGGATCCCCTGGTGGAGCCGGCAGCCGGCCTCACCCCGGCCGAGGTGGAACGCTACTCGCGGCACCTCATCATTCCGGAGATCGGTGCACTGGGCCAGCGCAGGCTCAAGAATGCCAAAGTGCTGGTCATCGGCGCCGGCGGCCTCGGATCTCCCGCGCTCCTGTACCTTGCCGCTGCGGGCGTGGGAACGCTCGGGATCATCGACGACGACGCCGTGGACCTCAGCAACCTCCAGCGCCAGGTCATCCACGGCGTAGCGGACTTGGGCCGGCCCAAGATTGAGTCGGCACGGGACGCGATCGCTGCCCTGAACCCGCTGGTGGACGTCCGGCTGCATGATGCCCGGCTGGATGCCTCCAACGCCCTGGAGCTGTTCGCCGGCTATGACCTGATTCTGGACGGGGCCGACAACTTCGCCACCCGCTACCTGGTCAACGATGCCGCTGCCATCCTCGGCAAGCCCTATGTGTGGGGTTCCATCTTCCGGTTCGACGGCCAGGTGAGCGTCTTTTGGGAGAAGCACGGCCCCACCTACCGCGACCTCTACCCGGAGGCGCCTCCGGCCGGTTCTGTCCCCTCCTGCGGCGAGGGCGGCGTGTTCGGCATGCTGTGCGCGGCCGTGGGGTCGTTGATGGTGACGGAGGCAGTCAAGCTGATTACCGGCGTCGGACGTTCCCTGCTGGGGCGCGTGGCGCTCTATGACGCCCTGGGCGGGAGCTGGCGGGAGATCCGCGTTTCCAAGGATCCGGCGGCCGAACCGATCACAGAGCTGACGGACTATGAAGCCTTCTGCGGCATCACAACTGAGGCGCCTGCAGGCACCGAACACACCGTGACTGCAACACAACTGGCCACCATGCTCGCCTCGCGCAATGCCGGCCTCAAGGATTTTGAGCTGATCGATGTGCGCGAGGCCGGCGAATACGACATCGTCCGCATCGACGGCGCCAGGCTCATTCCGCAGGGCCGGATCCTTGCGGGGGAGGCCTGGGATGAACTCCCGCAGGACCGCGACATCGTGTTCCACTGCAAGGCGGGGACCCGCTCGGCCAATGTGCTCGCGGCGGCGCAGAAGGCCGGCTACCAGCGGGTGAGCCATCTCGACGGCGGCATCCTCGCCTGGGTGCGCGAGGTGGAACCCCACAAGCCCGTGTACTAA
- the hemE gene encoding uroporphyrinogen decarboxylase, translated as MTSSPATSAAGALAADHPLMDGRTADSPLITAYRGGKPSRRPVWFMRQAGRSLPEYLEVRKGVAMLDSCLRPELASEITLQPVRRHDVDAGIFFSDIVIPLKLAGVGVDIVPGVGPVLDTPVRTAADVAALPQLTWESLEPIREAVRLTVAELGNTPLIGFAGAPFTLAAYMVEGKPSRDHLGPRTMMHADPETWSALANWAADASGMFLQAQLEAGASAAQLFDSWAGSLGLADYTKYVAPASTRALDHVRHLGAPLIHFGTGTSELLVAMRDVGVDVVGVDYRLPLDEANRRLGGTVPLQGNIDPALLPAPWEILEAHVREVIAAGAAAPGHVVNLGHGVPPETDPAVLTRVVELIHSISPE; from the coding sequence ATGACTTCCAGCCCTGCCACGTCCGCTGCCGGCGCCCTCGCTGCAGACCACCCGCTGATGGATGGCCGCACCGCAGATTCCCCGCTGATCACGGCCTACCGCGGAGGCAAGCCTTCCCGCCGTCCCGTCTGGTTCATGCGGCAGGCCGGACGCTCGCTCCCCGAGTACTTGGAGGTACGGAAGGGCGTGGCCATGCTGGACTCCTGCCTGCGCCCCGAACTCGCCTCGGAAATCACGCTCCAGCCCGTCCGCCGCCACGATGTTGACGCAGGCATCTTCTTCTCCGACATCGTCATTCCGCTGAAGCTCGCCGGCGTAGGCGTGGACATTGTCCCCGGCGTCGGACCCGTCCTTGACACTCCGGTACGCACTGCCGCCGACGTCGCGGCACTGCCGCAGCTCACCTGGGAGTCGCTGGAACCCATCCGGGAAGCGGTGCGCCTCACCGTGGCCGAACTGGGCAACACGCCGCTGATCGGCTTCGCCGGAGCGCCGTTCACGCTCGCCGCCTACATGGTGGAGGGCAAGCCGTCCCGTGACCACCTGGGCCCCCGCACCATGATGCACGCGGACCCGGAAACCTGGAGTGCCCTGGCCAACTGGGCCGCCGATGCCTCCGGCATGTTCCTGCAGGCGCAGCTCGAAGCCGGCGCCTCCGCGGCGCAGCTCTTCGACTCCTGGGCAGGATCCCTGGGCCTGGCGGACTACACCAAGTACGTGGCGCCGGCGTCAACGCGGGCCCTTGACCACGTGCGGCATCTCGGCGCCCCGCTGATCCACTTCGGTACCGGCACGTCCGAGCTCCTGGTGGCCATGCGGGACGTGGGCGTGGATGTGGTGGGCGTGGACTATCGGCTTCCGCTGGATGAGGCAAACCGCCGGCTCGGCGGCACCGTGCCGCTGCAGGGAAACATCGATCCCGCCCTGCTCCCCGCCCCCTGGGAAATCCTTGAAGCCCACGTGCGCGAGGTCATCGCGGCCGGGGCAGCGGCTCCGGGGCACGTGGTCAACCTCGGGCACGGTGTTCCGCCCGAGACGGATCCCGCCGTCCTCACCCGCGTTGTTGAACTCATCCACTCCATCTCCCCGGAGTAG
- a CDS encoding glutamyl-tRNA reductase, with amino-acid sequence MVLFSLVATHADIDLETVAQLSNGSSEIATSALSGSPAVTGAVVLATCNRYEIYGEAAHPDDVEAARAALVAQISQASGLTEPLVSRSFSTRTGPEVSQHLFAVSAGLDSAVVGEREIAGQVRRALITAQHEGTASSGLVRLFQAASKTAKDVGAQTALGSRGLSIVSVALDLATDLSENPDWSAKKVVVFGTGAYAGATMALLRERGCTDISVFSSSGRAEGFVATRGGTALDADSLRPAVAAADVMIGCSGSDTRVEADELAEVRAESPQPLIAIDLALTHDFDPAVGELDGVELLTLESVRLAAPQEQAESLAQASGIVTGAAKAFEQEREARSVDSAIVALRRHTMSVLDSEMEKVRARHGCTAAAEEVEFALRRMVKQLLHVPTVRARELAANGQQDEYVAALEALYGITVEQPATAARQAECPVDHQGRETA; translated from the coding sequence GTGGTTCTTTTTTCATTGGTGGCTACACACGCCGACATCGATCTCGAGACCGTTGCTCAGTTGAGCAACGGTTCTTCGGAGATCGCCACATCCGCCCTCTCCGGATCGCCGGCAGTGACGGGTGCGGTAGTCCTTGCCACCTGCAACCGCTACGAAATCTACGGCGAGGCCGCGCACCCGGATGACGTTGAGGCGGCCCGCGCCGCACTGGTGGCCCAGATCAGCCAGGCAAGCGGGCTGACCGAACCGCTCGTCTCACGCTCTTTCAGCACCCGTACCGGCCCCGAGGTCAGCCAGCACCTTTTCGCCGTCAGTGCCGGCCTCGACTCGGCCGTCGTCGGGGAACGCGAGATCGCCGGCCAGGTCCGCCGCGCGCTGATCACCGCCCAGCATGAAGGTACGGCCAGCTCCGGACTGGTCAGGCTGTTCCAGGCCGCCTCCAAGACTGCCAAGGATGTGGGTGCCCAGACCGCCCTCGGCTCCCGCGGCCTTTCCATTGTTTCCGTCGCCCTGGACCTTGCGACCGACCTGTCCGAAAATCCGGATTGGTCCGCCAAGAAAGTAGTGGTCTTCGGTACTGGCGCCTACGCTGGGGCCACCATGGCACTGCTGCGTGAACGGGGCTGCACGGACATCTCGGTCTTCTCGTCGTCCGGCCGGGCCGAAGGATTTGTGGCCACCCGCGGCGGCACCGCCCTCGACGCGGACTCGCTCCGGCCGGCCGTGGCCGCAGCAGACGTCATGATCGGCTGCAGCGGTTCCGACACCCGGGTGGAGGCCGATGAACTGGCCGAGGTCCGCGCAGAATCCCCACAGCCGCTGATCGCCATCGACCTGGCCCTCACCCACGACTTCGACCCCGCGGTGGGCGAACTTGACGGCGTGGAACTGCTGACGCTGGAATCAGTGCGCCTGGCCGCTCCCCAGGAACAGGCCGAGTCGCTGGCCCAGGCCAGCGGTATCGTCACTGGTGCGGCCAAAGCGTTCGAGCAGGAGCGTGAGGCGCGTTCCGTGGATTCCGCCATCGTCGCCCTGCGCCGGCACACCATGAGCGTCCTGGATTCCGAGATGGAGAAGGTCCGGGCACGGCACGGCTGCACGGCAGCCGCCGAGGAAGTGGAGTTCGCACTCCGCCGCATGGTCAAGCAGCTTCTCCACGTTCCCACCGTGCGCGCCCGGGAACTGGCCGCCAATGGGCAGCAGGACGAGTACGTGGCCGCCCTTGAAGCCCTGTACGGCATCACGGTGGAACAGCCGGCAACCGCCGCTCGGCAGGCCGAGTGCCCCGTGGACCACCAGGGCCGCGAAACCGCCTGA
- the thiE gene encoding thiamine phosphate synthase, producing the protein MNVSPSPAASHVPGTDAFINAEGSAGLQAARLYLCTDARRDRGDFEQFVDAAFAGGVDIIQLRDKSIEAAEELELLALLKEAAVRHGRLWAVNDRADIAVLSGAPVFHIGQKDLPLNAARTLLNGNAAIGLSSHSPEQVDAALAAAAGPAALDYFCVGPLWATPTKPGRAAVGLDLVKYAAAAAGRQEESDGGVPWFAIGGIDHGNVEQVVEAGASRIVVVRAITEADEPAAAAASLLAALDAARP; encoded by the coding sequence ATGAATGTGTCCCCCTCCCCCGCCGCTTCCCATGTCCCCGGAACCGACGCCTTTATCAATGCCGAAGGCAGCGCAGGCCTGCAGGCAGCACGGTTGTACCTCTGCACGGATGCGCGGCGGGACCGCGGCGACTTCGAACAGTTCGTCGATGCCGCGTTCGCGGGCGGGGTGGACATCATCCAGTTGCGGGACAAGTCGATTGAGGCGGCAGAGGAACTGGAACTGCTGGCGTTGCTGAAGGAAGCGGCCGTCCGCCACGGCCGCTTGTGGGCCGTGAACGACCGTGCGGACATCGCCGTCCTTTCCGGTGCGCCGGTGTTCCACATTGGACAGAAGGACCTCCCCCTCAACGCGGCCAGAACGCTGCTCAACGGGAACGCCGCTATTGGCCTGTCCAGCCACAGCCCGGAGCAGGTGGACGCGGCCCTGGCAGCTGCTGCGGGGCCCGCAGCGCTGGACTACTTCTGCGTGGGACCCCTCTGGGCAACACCCACCAAGCCGGGCCGCGCCGCCGTCGGACTGGACCTGGTGAAGTACGCTGCCGCCGCAGCGGGCCGGCAGGAAGAGTCCGACGGCGGCGTCCCCTGGTTCGCGATCGGCGGGATTGACCACGGCAACGTGGAACAGGTGGTGGAGGCCGGCGCCAGCCGGATCGTGGTGGTCCGCGCCATCACCGAAGCCGACGAGCCCGCAGCGGCGGCAGCTTCACTCCTGGCTGCGCTGGACGCCGCCCGTCCGTGA
- a CDS encoding 4a-hydroxytetrahydrobiopterin dehydratase, producing MAGKEAVPPERIDEALAALPDWRLDDGGLVTVFKTPTAAAALELIAAVGRLAEDLNHHPDLDWRYNRVFIRYTSHDAGGQVTERDLAAAAGSSEAAAAAGAVAEPAKYAPGR from the coding sequence GTGGCGGGCAAGGAAGCAGTTCCCCCGGAACGCATCGACGAAGCCCTGGCTGCACTGCCGGACTGGAGGTTGGACGACGGCGGTCTGGTCACCGTCTTCAAGACGCCGACGGCGGCCGCCGCGCTCGAGCTGATTGCCGCCGTCGGACGCCTGGCCGAGGACCTGAACCACCACCCGGACCTCGACTGGCGCTACAACCGGGTCTTTATCCGCTACACCTCCCACGACGCCGGAGGACAGGTGACCGAGCGGGATCTCGCGGCAGCCGCCGGCTCCAGTGAAGCGGCGGCAGCGGCGGGGGCCGTGGCGGAACCGGCGAAGTACGCGCCGGGGCGCTGA
- the hemG gene encoding protoporphyrinogen oxidase codes for MGSSAETSGTALVVGGGISGLLSARGLAAAGYQVTVLEAGTEWGGCVGSHTLAGLTLDSGAESFAIRSDAVAGLAAELGLSGRIVPPRAGGAWVQLPDGPRELPKTGVLGIPANPWDPEVRRSLGIPGTLRASLDRILPASVGTRAEVISVSALVRARMGKRVLERLVAPVVGGVHSADPGLLDVDMVAPGLRAGLRQHGSLAEAVSAQRRLRRVPSADSGDTPASTGPAKAGSAVAGLEGGMHTLITALVADLRRRGVKLLSGTPATSVSRMGGGWRVGTAGATFDGGLLVVAVEGPAAVELLEGQVPAFAGQRPPAGPDVKLVTLVLDNPDLDRRPRGTGVLVAPQTPGIEAKALTHATGKWDWLAAAAGPGRHVVRLSYGRVDGAGGQAGGPDTDEELLAAALRDTETLLQAGISRGQLVDWDVVRWRGSLPFAAVGHRARVAGIREACTAAGNLAVVGGWVAGNGLAAVVSDTDEQIRNLVH; via the coding sequence GTGGGCAGTTCGGCGGAAACCTCCGGAACAGCGCTGGTTGTGGGCGGCGGCATCTCCGGACTGCTGTCCGCCCGGGGGCTCGCCGCCGCCGGTTACCAGGTCACCGTCCTCGAAGCCGGGACCGAATGGGGCGGCTGCGTGGGCAGCCACACCCTTGCCGGCCTGACACTGGACAGCGGTGCGGAATCGTTCGCCATCCGGTCCGATGCCGTGGCGGGCCTGGCCGCCGAGCTTGGCCTGTCCGGCAGGATCGTCCCGCCGCGGGCCGGGGGAGCCTGGGTCCAGTTGCCGGACGGCCCCCGCGAATTGCCCAAGACGGGTGTGCTGGGAATTCCGGCCAACCCCTGGGACCCGGAGGTCCGCCGGTCGCTCGGAATCCCGGGCACGCTGCGGGCCTCGCTGGACAGAATCCTGCCTGCTTCGGTAGGGACCAGGGCCGAGGTCATCAGCGTGTCCGCACTGGTCCGGGCGCGCATGGGCAAGCGCGTCCTGGAGCGCCTGGTTGCTCCGGTGGTGGGTGGCGTGCATTCGGCTGATCCGGGACTGCTGGATGTCGACATGGTGGCCCCCGGCCTGCGCGCCGGACTGCGGCAGCATGGCTCCCTGGCGGAAGCCGTCTCGGCCCAGCGGCGCCTGCGGCGCGTGCCGTCTGCGGACTCAGGGGATACCCCGGCAAGCACAGGGCCCGCCAAGGCAGGCTCTGCCGTTGCGGGCCTGGAAGGCGGGATGCACACGCTCATCACAGCCCTGGTGGCCGACCTCCGCCGCCGGGGAGTGAAACTCCTTTCCGGCACCCCCGCCACATCGGTGTCGCGCATGGGCGGGGGATGGCGCGTCGGTACAGCAGGAGCAACGTTCGACGGCGGCCTGCTGGTGGTCGCTGTGGAAGGTCCCGCCGCCGTCGAGCTGCTGGAAGGCCAGGTTCCCGCCTTTGCCGGACAACGCCCGCCGGCCGGCCCTGACGTCAAACTGGTCACGCTGGTGCTGGACAACCCTGACCTGGACCGGAGGCCCCGGGGCACCGGTGTCCTGGTGGCACCGCAGACCCCGGGCATTGAGGCCAAGGCGCTCACGCATGCCACCGGCAAATGGGACTGGCTGGCCGCGGCGGCCGGGCCCGGGCGGCACGTGGTCCGGCTCTCTTACGGACGCGTGGACGGTGCCGGTGGCCAGGCCGGCGGCCCCGACACGGACGAAGAGCTCCTTGCTGCGGCACTGCGCGACACCGAAACCCTCCTGCAAGCCGGCATCTCCCGCGGGCAGCTGGTGGATTGGGACGTGGTCCGGTGGCGTGGTTCCCTGCCCTTCGCTGCTGTTGGACACCGCGCCCGCGTAGCCGGAATCAGGGAAGCCTGCACTGCCGCGGGCAACCTTGCCGTGGTGGGGGGCTGGGTGGCCGGCAATGGCCTGGCC